One window of Quercus robur chromosome 12, dhQueRobu3.1, whole genome shotgun sequence genomic DNA carries:
- the LOC126709180 gene encoding uncharacterized protein LOC126709180 isoform X1, translated as MGCMVSQLAAKFAFFPPSPPTYQIKKRDDGKLTVVSSSSPSMPIPNADDTSLDVLLIDTKRGNKIVAFYLRNPYARLTLLYSHGNAADLGQLYDLFVQLKLNLRVNLMGYDYSGYGASTGKPSESNTYSDIEAVYQCLETEYGVSQEDLILYGQSVGSGPTLHLASKLPRLRGVVLHSAILSGLRVLCHVKFTFCFDIYKNINKIKKVKCPVLVIHGTEDDVVNWLHGNGLWKMAREPYEPLWIKGGGHCNLELYPDYIRHLCRFVQEMEKLTTETRLKKIRQSLQLHTRHTVSANRCCRVKCWRPKCLCPDCSCRPSCTKCSCRPSCTKCSCQPKCLECCWRPSCPECWRPSCKKCCWRPKCLRCSKPTCCIKCFCWQCCVGTHSGGLDRKEDG; from the exons ATGGGTTGCATGGTGTCTCAGCTGGCTGCTAAGTTTGCCTTCTTTCCACCGTCGCCGCCAACTTACCAGATCAAGAAGAGAGACGATGGCAAGCTCACTGTGGTGTCTTCTTCCTCCCCTTCCATGCCTATTCCAAACGCTGATGACACTTCCTTAGACGTTTTGCTTATTGACACCAAGCGTGGCAATAAGATTGTTGCTTTTTATCTCAGGAACCCATATGCTCGCCTCACTTTGCTTTACTCTCATGGCAATGCTGCTGACCTTGGCCAACTCTATGACCTCTTTGTGCAGCTCAAGCTCAATCTCAGAGTTAATCTCATGGG ATATGACTACTCAGGCTACGGAGCCTCTACTGGTAAG CCTAGTGAATCCAATACATATTCTGATATAGAAGCAGTATATCAGTGCCTTGAGACTGAGTACGGAGTTAGCCAGGAAGACTTAATCTTGTATGGGCAGTCAGTTGGTAGTGGACCAACACTGCACTTGGCATCTAAATTGCCAAGGCTCAGAGGTGTGGTTCTGCATAGTGCAATTCTTTCTGGTCTTCGTGTGCTCTGCCATGTCAAGTTCACATTTTGCTTTGATATTTATAAG AACATCAACAAAATTAAGAAGGTGAAGTGTCCTGTGCTGGTTATACAC GGAACGGAAGATGATGTTGTCAATTGGTTACATGGCAATGGGCTGTGGAAAATGGCAAGGGAACCATATGAACCTTTGTGGATTAAAGGAGGTGGGCACTGCAACTTGGAGCTATACCCTGATTACATCCGCCATCTTTGCAGATTTGTCCAAGAAATGGAGAAGTTAACCACAGAAACCCGCCTTAAAAAGATTCGGCAGAGCCTGCAACTACATACAAGGCACACAGTTTCTGCTAACAGGTGCTGTAGAGTTAAATGCTGGCGACCAAAGTGCTTATGTCCTGATTGTTCTTGCCGACCCAGCTGCACAAAATGTTCTTGCCGACCCAGCTGCACAAAATGTTCTTGCCAACCCAAATGCCTAGAATGTTGTTGGAGACCTAGCTGTCCAGAATGTTGGAGACCCAGCTGCAAAAAATGTTGCTGGCGACCGAAATGCCTAAGATGTTCGAAACCAACCTGCTGTATTAAATGTTTTTGCTGGCAATGTTGTGTGGGAACGCATAGTGGTGGGTTAGATAGAAAGGAGGATGGCTAA
- the LOC126709180 gene encoding uncharacterized protein LOC126709180 isoform X2, whose product MLASLCFTLMAMLLTLANSMTSLCSSSSISELISWDMTTQATEPLLPSESNTYSDIEAVYQCLETEYGVSQEDLILYGQSVGSGPTLHLASKLPRLRGVVLHSAILSGLRVLCHVKFTFCFDIYKNINKIKKVKCPVLVIHGTEDDVVNWLHGNGLWKMAREPYEPLWIKGGGHCNLELYPDYIRHLCRFVQEMEKLTTETRLKKIRQSLQLHTRHTVSANRCCRVKCWRPKCLCPDCSCRPSCTKCSCRPSCTKCSCQPKCLECCWRPSCPECWRPSCKKCCWRPKCLRCSKPTCCIKCFCWQCCVGTHSGGLDRKEDG is encoded by the exons ATGCTCGCCTCACTTTGCTTTACTCTCATGGCAATGCTGCTGACCTTGGCCAACTCTATGACCTCTTTGTGCAGCTCAAGCTCAATCTCAGAGTTAATCTCATGGG ATATGACTACTCAGGCTACGGAGCCTCTACTG CCTAGTGAATCCAATACATATTCTGATATAGAAGCAGTATATCAGTGCCTTGAGACTGAGTACGGAGTTAGCCAGGAAGACTTAATCTTGTATGGGCAGTCAGTTGGTAGTGGACCAACACTGCACTTGGCATCTAAATTGCCAAGGCTCAGAGGTGTGGTTCTGCATAGTGCAATTCTTTCTGGTCTTCGTGTGCTCTGCCATGTCAAGTTCACATTTTGCTTTGATATTTATAAG AACATCAACAAAATTAAGAAGGTGAAGTGTCCTGTGCTGGTTATACAC GGAACGGAAGATGATGTTGTCAATTGGTTACATGGCAATGGGCTGTGGAAAATGGCAAGGGAACCATATGAACCTTTGTGGATTAAAGGAGGTGGGCACTGCAACTTGGAGCTATACCCTGATTACATCCGCCATCTTTGCAGATTTGTCCAAGAAATGGAGAAGTTAACCACAGAAACCCGCCTTAAAAAGATTCGGCAGAGCCTGCAACTACATACAAGGCACACAGTTTCTGCTAACAGGTGCTGTAGAGTTAAATGCTGGCGACCAAAGTGCTTATGTCCTGATTGTTCTTGCCGACCCAGCTGCACAAAATGTTCTTGCCGACCCAGCTGCACAAAATGTTCTTGCCAACCCAAATGCCTAGAATGTTGTTGGAGACCTAGCTGTCCAGAATGTTGGAGACCCAGCTGCAAAAAATGTTGCTGGCGACCGAAATGCCTAAGATGTTCGAAACCAACCTGCTGTATTAAATGTTTTTGCTGGCAATGTTGTGTGGGAACGCATAGTGGTGGGTTAGATAGAAAGGAGGATGGCTAA